The genomic stretch ATGCCAAAGTTTGCTTCCCTGGATACGGGTCAGGTAGTGCTCTGGAGCTTTGAGCAATTTTTCGACGTAGTCGCGTTGGTAAATACCACGTTCGCGGCATGCGCGGGAATTGAGAAGCTCGCGCATGAAATCAAGAAACGGTCCACGCACGTATTTTAGTGCCGGAAGGGGAAAATAACCCTTGGGACGGTCAATAACGAGGTCTGGTAATCGTCCACGGGCAATATTTTTGAGAATATGTTTGCCGGTACCGTTTAGTTTCAATTCGGGGGGCAAGCTGGCAGCGAGTTCTACCACATGCTGATCCAGAAACGGAACCCGGGCTTCAACCCCCCAGGCCATCGTCATGTTATCCACACGCTTGACCGGATCGTCAACAATAAGCGTGGTGACATCAAGACGTAACACTTGGTCAATGAAGGTTTCTGCGCCAGGTTCTGCCAGGCGTTGAGCGATATATTCGGCGCTGTAGTCGATACCATGAAAAATGGGGTTGACGGTCTCCAGGTACTCAGCATGATCGCGGTCGAAGTAGTGCGCACGAAAGCATTCGAGTGCCGTGCCATCGGTGGCTGCCATGCGTGGATACCAAAAATATCCCCCGAAAACCTCATCAGCTCCTTGTCCACTTTGCACAACTTTGACTTCCCGCGATACTCGTTCAGCGAGTAAATAAAAAGCCACAGCATCCTGGCCGAACATGGGTTCGGTCATTTGCGCCACAGCCTCGGGCAGACGATCCAAGACCTCAGCATTGGGAATGGTGATGCGATGATGAAGGGTCTGAAAACGCGCTGCTACCTGATCGGAATACTCAAATTCACTCCCGCGTTCCTCGGGAGTATCCTCGAAACCAATGGAAAAAGTAAGCGGGTGCTCCACTCCAGCCTCTGCCAATAATGCCACCAATAAGCTGGAATCCAATCCCCCGGAAAGCAGCACCCCAACTGGCACGTCCGCAACCACCAACCGACGCTTTACGGCCTGGCGCAGCGCATCATGGATTGCGCTCGTCCATTCCCGTTCCGAACGTGGCGTGGTGGGACGCTGTGCGTTCAAGGTCCAGTAACGACGCTCATACGTTGTCCCGTCCGCAGTCACGGTGAGGGTATGAGCCGGAGCGAGCTTGCGGGCACCTGCAAGAATGGTACGTGGCGCTGGAACTACGGCGTGGAGAGAAAAAATATGCTGCAAGGCAATCGGATCGATGGAAGTATCGACGCCGCCAGCGGTGAGCAGTGCCTGCATGTTAGAGGCGAAGCGTAAGTAGGCGTTGGAGCGAGTCCAATAAAGGGGTTTAATACCCAACCGATCCCGCGCCAGGAACAAACGCGGCCCGTCCTCGTTTTTGCGCGCATCCCATAACGCGAAGGCAAACATGCCATGAAATCGTTCCACGCAAGACTCGCCCCAATGGTGATAAGCCTTGAGGATGACTTCTGTATCTCCCTGGGAAAAAAAATGATAGCCCTCACCGAGCAATTCCTGGCGTAGTTCTTGATAGTTGTAAATTGCACCGTTGAAGACTAGTGCAAGTCCTAGCTCCGCGTCTACCATGGGTTGGTTGGCGGCGCTGGAAAGATCGATAACCGCCAAGCGGCGCTGTCCAAGGGCCATGGCACCATCAAGCCACATTCCTTCATGATCGGGACCTCGACGGCGCAATGTCTCGATCATTCTTCCCAATGCAAAAAGGTCAGGCCGCGCGCCGTCAAAACGTATTTCTCCACAAATTCCGCACATAAAAATAATGCTCTTCTTTATTTTGAGGTCATCATTTGCTTATTTTTATTAAAGAAGTATCATATAATCGCTATTTCATTTGTAATCTATATCTCTTTTTTAGATGATAATTAAAGGAGCCTGATTATGTATTTTCGATCCATGCCTTTCATCATCGCCCTAGCTACCTTTGCCACCACTGCCGGAGCAGCTACCATGACTTCACCCAAAGTACGTCTTAAAACGAGTGAGGGTCCCATTGTTTTAACACTTGATGTCGAAAAAGCGCCAAAAAGCGTTGAGAATTTTCTTTCTTACGTTCGCGGTGGCCATTATGATGGAACGATTTTTCATCGCGTAATTAAAAATTTTATGATTCAAGGAGGGGGCTATCGCACGAATTATGAACAAAAACCAACTCAGCCGCCAATCAAGAATGAAGCGGATAATGGACTATCCAATGATCGTGGAACGATTGCTATGGCCCGCACCTCCGATCCAGGTTCGGCCACCGCCCAATTCTTTATTAATACCGTAGATAATGGCTTTTTGAATTTTAAAAGTAAGACTCCTCAAGGTTGGGGGTATGCCGTATTTGGTAAAGTGGCCGAGGGCATGGACGTAGTAGATAAAATCCGTTCCTTGCCTACTGGATCCGGAGGTCCTTTCCCCAGCGATGTACCAAAGACGCCCGTCGTTATTGAAAAGGCCACTGTTGTAGAAGAAGAATAAGTCGATTGTCCGTGGCTATGTACTATAATTTTTTTAAATATCTGCATATTCTCACGATAAACATCACTTTTGGTTTTTTCATGGTACGGGGCTATTGGATGATTGTGAATTCCCCGCTGCTAAATCAAGGGTGGGTACGGG from Gammaproteobacteria bacterium encodes the following:
- a CDS encoding asparagine synthase (glutamine-hydrolysing) produces the protein MCGICGEIRFDGARPDLFALGRMIETLRRRGPDHEGMWLDGAMALGQRRLAVIDLSSAANQPMVDAELGLALVFNGAIYNYQELRQELLGEGYHFFSQGDTEVILKAYHHWGESCVERFHGMFAFALWDARKNEDGPRLFLARDRLGIKPLYWTRSNAYLRFASNMQALLTAGGVDTSIDPIALQHIFSLHAVVPAPRTILAGARKLAPAHTLTVTADGTTYERRYWTLNAQRPTTPRSEREWTSAIHDALRQAVKRRLVVADVPVGVLLSGGLDSSLLVALLAEAGVEHPLTFSIGFEDTPEERGSEFEYSDQVAARFQTLHHRITIPNAEVLDRLPEAVAQMTEPMFGQDAVAFYLLAERVSREVKVVQSGQGADEVFGGYFWYPRMAATDGTALECFRAHYFDRDHAEYLETVNPIFHGIDYSAEYIAQRLAEPGAETFIDQVLRLDVTTLIVDDPVKRVDNMTMAWGVEARVPFLDQHVVELAASLPPELKLNGTGKHILKNIARGRLPDLVIDRPKGYFPLPALKYVRGPFLDFMRELLNSRACRERGIYQRDYVEKLLKAPEHYLTRIQGSKLWHLAALELWLQVNV
- the ppiB gene encoding peptidyl-prolyl cis-trans isomerase B: MYFRSMPFIIALATFATTAGAATMTSPKVRLKTSEGPIVLTLDVEKAPKSVENFLSYVRGGHYDGTIFHRVIKNFMIQGGGYRTNYEQKPTQPPIKNEADNGLSNDRGTIAMARTSDPGSATAQFFINTVDNGFLNFKSKTPQGWGYAVFGKVAEGMDVVDKIRSLPTGSGGPFPSDVPKTPVVIEKATVVEEE